In Luteimonas sp. MC1750, the following proteins share a genomic window:
- a CDS encoding DnaJ domain-containing protein: protein MKRWYGKVLGFIAGWLLMRHPAGGLIGLLIGHAFDSDWFRVAGNDAYTVLGLERDASDTELDLAYRRLMAQYHPDRMAGAAPELLDQAQKRAAEINRAYDRIRKARGRR, encoded by the coding sequence ATGAAGCGATGGTATGGAAAGGTCCTGGGGTTCATCGCCGGCTGGCTGCTGATGCGCCACCCGGCGGGCGGCCTGATCGGGCTGCTCATCGGGCACGCCTTCGACAGCGACTGGTTCCGGGTCGCCGGCAACGACGCGTACACGGTGCTGGGGCTGGAGCGCGACGCCAGCGACACCGAGCTCGACCTCGCCTACCGGCGGCTGATGGCGCAGTACCATCCCGACCGCATGGCGGGCGCGGCGCCCGAGCTGCTCGACCAGGCGCAGAAGCGCGCCGCCGAGATCAACCGCGCCTACGACCGCATCCGCAAGGCCCGCGGCCGCCGCTAG